A window from Salvia miltiorrhiza cultivar Shanhuang (shh) chromosome 2, IMPLAD_Smil_shh, whole genome shotgun sequence encodes these proteins:
- the LOC131009676 gene encoding uncharacterized protein LOC131009676, translating into MSPLRLQPLESEDPCSIIVWFEKVKEIRQTEVHAMFAAIAWSTWYARNLLVFQGKELTHGDCLNVAQRAIWTITPVCSPTQSHPPRLMVSRDGQMKVSCDAALRDGKGSGFGCVLHNVDDVFLGCRYGFRSGAYTCLEDEAMAVFEGIQLCVEQGIRDVIIETDNQTLFWMLHKRDSDLSYLGDTLKKFFEAVDTIPLVAFSWTPREGNAMADRIASFAIDNSVLPVSSSSLPAVLNSLLVE; encoded by the coding sequence ATGTCTCCTCTGCGATTACAACCTCTTGAGAGTGAGGATCCTTGCTCGATTATTGTTTGGTTTGAGAAAGTTAAAGAAATCCGACAAACTGAAGTGCATGCGATGTTTGCCGCAATCGCTTGGTCGACTTGGTATGCGAGGAATTTACTGGTTTTTCAAGGGAAGGAATTGACTCATGGTGACTGCCTTAATGTTGCCCAAAGAGCTATTTGGACAATTACACCGGTTTGCTCTCCAACTCAATCGCATCCTCCTCGGTTGATGGTGAGCAGAGATGGACAGATGAAGGTTTCTTGCGACGCGGCTTTAAGAGATGGAAAGGGTTCTGGTTTTGGGTGTGTTTTACATAATGTTGATGATGTCTTTTTGGGCTGCCGTTATGGGTTTCGATCAGGTGCTTACACATGTTTGGAAGATGAAGCAATGGCGGTGTTTGAAGGAATTCAGTTGTGTGTGGAGCAGGGGATTAGGGATGTCATCATTGAAACTGATAACCAAACTCTTTTCTGGATGCTTCATAAAAGGGATTCTGATCTTTCCTATTTGGGGGACACTTTGAAGAAATTTTTTGAGGCGGTGGATACCATTCCTTTGGTGGCTTTCAGTTGGACTCCTCGTGAAGGGAATGCAATGGCTGATAGAATCGCTAGTTTTGCTATTGATAATTCTGTTTTACCTGTTTCCTCAAGCTCTTTGCCTGCTGTACTGAACTCTCTTTTGGTGGAGTAA
- the LOC131011970 gene encoding major strawberry allergen Fra a 1.08-like, with protein MGVIVDEQVLTCSIPPARFFKAFIVDSHNLIPKILPTVFKSIEYTGGNGGPGSIKVLHFYDGDEVKSMKHKVEELDEANLVYKFSIIEGENMGTDFEAVSIVSKVEAGPDGGCIFRSINTYTTKGDNENVIQASIKKAKDGLAGFFQAVVGHLHANPDAYN; from the coding sequence aTGGGTGTGATTGTTGACGAGCAAGTACTGACATGCTCCATTCCACCAGCTAGGTTTTTCAAAGCATTCATTGTTGATTCACACAATCTGATTCCTAAGATTTTGCCTACCGTTTTCAAAAGCATCGAATACACAGGGGGCAACGGCGGACCTGGATCCATCAAGGTGCTTCATTTCTACGAcggagatgaagtgaagagcaTGAAGCACAAAGTGGAGGAATTGGACGAGGCAAACCTTGTGTACAAGTTCAGCATAATCGAAGGTGAGAATATGGGGACGGATTTCGAGGCGGTGTCGATCGTGAGCAAGGTGGAAGCAGGGCCTGACGGAGGATGCATCTTTAGATCGATCAACACATATACTACCAAAGGAGATAATGAGAATGTGATCCAAGCAAGTATCAAGAAAGCTAAGGATGGTCTTGCTGGTTTCTTCCAGGCGGTGGTCGGACATCTGCATGCCAACCCCGATGCATACAACTGA
- the LOC131011971 gene encoding F-box/LRR-repeat protein At3g26922-like has protein sequence MEEDRISQLPDAILQQILSLIDINQAVETAVLSSRWKNLWFSLSDLNFHLTRFPHFISNFLSHRDDAAPIRNFHLSLDTGGPAHEFVEECAYYAVSHGVQSLRLHAPGGPLLNLPAAFFASTTLRELHLRQFSGGISLPGNFCLPHLKTLYLESTRFFKHDFLYTILKEPFSRFPELEKLTLRRCMLYRLVVKAPKLRFLEIIQERLEMEEISAPLLTWFRYEGHYPFECPNVNLPVLEEVNLDIYKRFYEEGMRVKCVRMLQQLGNATTVALTLDILKVLGKDRSLIEQKPCPFPYLKCLKLMKGRREIPRVLQSVMKYLSESAKVEFPDGVSVVEEYSGDEDDSDDELELPQLFGIEDET, from the exons ATGGAGGAGGACAGAATCAGCCAACTCCCAGATGCAATTCTTCAACAAATCTTGTCCTTGATCGACATCAATCAAGCCGTTGAGACAGCCGTTCTCTCCTCAAGATGGAAAAACCTCTGGTTTTCCCTCTCCGATCTCAACTTCCACCTCACCCGCTTCCCTCACTTCATCTCCAACTTCCTCTCTCATCGCGACGACGCCGCCCCCATCCGCAACTTCCACCTCTCATTGGACACCGGTGGGCCGGCCCACGAATTCGTGGAGGAATGCGCGTACTACGCCGTCAGTCACGGCGTCCAATCCCTCCGCCTCCACGCTCCCGGCGGCCCACTTCTGAATCTCCCTGCCGCGTTTTTCGCCTCGACAACGCTGCGGGAGCTCCATCTCAGACAATTTAGCGGCGGGATTTCTCTACCTGGAAACTTTTGTTTACCACATCTGAAAACCCTGTATCTTGAAAGCACTCGCTTCTTCAAACATGATTTCCTGTATACTATCCTCAAGGAGCCGTTTTCGCGCTTCCCGGAGCTCGAGAAGCTCACCCTGCGCCGGTGTATGCTGTATAGGCTTGTCGTTAAGGCTCCCAAGCTTAGATTTCTTGAAATTATTCAGGAACGATTGGAGATGGAAGAGATTTCTGCTCCATTGCTAACTTGGTTTAGATATGAGGGGCACTATCCTTTTGAATGTCCCAATGTTAATCTCCCAGTGTTGGAGGAAGTCAATTTGGACATTTATAAAAGATTCTACGAGGAAGGGATGCGTGTGAAATGTGTTAGGATGCTTCAACAACTTGGAAATGCTACCACTGTTGCATTAACTCTGGACATTCTCAAG GTTCTAGGAAAGGATCGTAGTTTGATTGAGCAAAAGCCTTGTCCATTTCCGTACCTGAAATGTCTGAAATTGATGAAAGGGCGTCGCGAAATTCCTAGGGTGCTACAGAGCGTGATGAAGTATTTAAGTGAGTCGGCGAAGGTGGAGTTTCCTGATGGTGTGAGTGTGGTTGAAGAGTACTCGGGAGACGAAGACGACAGTGATGATGAACTGGAACTCCCACAGCTGTTTGGAATAGAAGATGAAACATAA
- the LOC131011972 gene encoding putative F-box/LRR-repeat protein At5g02930 has protein sequence MEQDRISQLPDAILLQILSCIDTNQAVQTSILSTRWKNLCFSLSDLHFRLSSFAVHSRATLKNREALSHRFSHSVSHFLSHRDGATTIRNFHLSFEHSHDLQLYADAAFVEECVLHAIDHGVQSLRLQLRCRPELTLPASFFASTTLRELELRQLGCVICVPEQFSLPHLKTLYLESSAFVNDGQYFSSLKEPFSGFPELEKLTLRQCSVYRLVVKAPKLRFLEIVQKNSYYYSDQLMEEISAPLLTWFRYEGYFPFECSKVNLPMLEEVYLDVHKKLQPHNRYVFFGEKTMLLKYVRMLQLLGNAKIVALTLSTLKVLEMDRGLLEQSPCPFPYMKCLKLMKGRREIATVLRRVLNYLTEENLVSESLLKVELPQDVVVVEKNYEDLFEDNSDEQQLELLFGIEHETSSSAI, from the exons ATGGAGCAAGACAGAATCAGCCAACTCCCAGACGCAATTCTGCTACAAATTCTGTCGTGTATCGACACCAATCAAGCTGTTCAAACAAGCATTCTCTCCACGAGATGGAAAAACCTCTGCTTTTCCCTCTCCGACCTCCACTTCCGCCTCAGCAGCTTCGCCGTCCACAGCCGCGCCACCTTAAAGAATCGAGAAGCTCTCTCCCACCGCTTCTCCCACTCCGTCTCCCACTTCCTCTCTCACCGCGACGGAGCCACCACCATCCGCAACTTCCACCTCTCATTCGAGCACAGCCATGATCTGCAGCTCTACGCAGACGCAGCATTCGTGGAGGAATGCGTGCTCCACGCCATCGACCACGGCGTTCAGTCCCTCCGCCTCCAGCTGCGCTGCCGCCCCGAACTCACTCTCCCCGCCTCGTTCTTCGCCTCCACGACGCTGCGGGAGCTCGAGCTCAGGCAGCTGGGCTGCGTGATTTGTGTACCGGAGCAGTTCTCGTTACCACATTTGAAAACCCTGTATCTTGAAAGCTCTGCGTTCGTGAATGATGGTCAGTATTTTTCTTCCTTGAAGGAGCCGTTTTCAGGCTTCCCGGAGTTGGAGAAGCTTACTCTTCGCCAGTGTTCGGTTTATAGGCTTGTTGTCAAGGCTCCCAAACTTAGGTTTCTTGAAATTGTTCAGAAAAATTCGTATTATTATTCTGATCAGCTGATGGAGGAGATTTCTGCTCCGTTGCTTACTTGGTTTAGATACGAGGGTTATTTTCCTTTCGAATGTTCCAAGGTTAATCTCCCAATGTTGGAGGAGGTTTATTTGGATGTTCATAAAAAACTACAACCGCATAATAGATATGTATTTTTTGGTGAAAAAACCATGCTTCTGAAATATGTTAGGATGCTTCAGCTACTTGGAAATGCTAAGATTGTTGCATTAACTTTGAGCACCCTCAAG GTTCTTGAAATGGACCGTGGTTTGCTTGAGCAAAGCCCTTGCCCATTTCCCTACATGAAATGTCTGAAATTGATGAAAGGGCGTCGGGAAATAGCGACGGTGCTGCGGAGAGTGTTGAATTACTTGACGGAGGAGAATTTGGTTTCGGAGTCATTACTGAAGGTGGAGTTACCTCAAGATGTGGTTGTGGTTGAAAAGAATTATGAAGACTTGTTTGAAGACAACAGTGATGAACAACAACTTGAACTGTTGTTTGGTATAGAACATGAAACATCATCGTCTGCAATCTGA
- the LOC131011974 gene encoding uncharacterized protein LOC131011974 encodes MSMASSSSIVVFSAKPTSTRSWNPISRLAVSKCKNDELSFWAGKKTLQYTRKSFVVSANTAPGVPPASGPPSSSKPMSWILGLVVSFILPFFTNKWGPLWVIKNKLENAVQTVEDIVEAVEKVAGSVDKIAEDIADDLPEGSKLRDLVEKVEHLAEKTAKTADSLDNVIDKVQEASDQVDDIVCATKEEKSSSEAAKNKND; translated from the exons ATGTCAATGGCGAGTTCTTCTTCCATCGTCGTCTTCTCTGCAAAGCCAACGAGTACGAGGTCTTGGAATCCCATCTCGAGATTAGCCGTTTCCAAGTGCAAGAACGACGAATTGAGCTTCTGGGCCGGAAAGAAAACACTCCAATACACCAG gaaATCATTTGTTGTGAGTGCCAACACTGCACCTGGAGTTCCACCAGCTTCTGGCCCACCATCTTCTTCCAAACCCAT GAGCTGGATTCTGGGACTAGTGGTATCATTTATTCTACcttttttcaccaacaaatgGGGGCCATTATGGGTGATTAAAA ATAAGCTGGAAAATGCAGTTCAAACGGTGGAGGACATAGTGGAGGCGGTGGAGAAGGTGGCGGGATCCGTCGACAAAATCGCCGAGGACATCGCCGACGATCTTCCCGAGGGATCAAAGCTGCGCGATCTTGTTGAGAAGGTCGAACATTTGGCTGAGAAAACAGCCAAGACGGCTGACTCTCTCGACAACGTCATCGACAAG GTTCAAGAAGCTAGTGACCAGGTGGACGACATTGTATGTGCaaccaaagaagaaaaaagttCATCTGAAgctgcaaaaaataaaaatgattga